The nucleotide window GACATGCTTTTTGCTTATCTTCCTTATCTTTTCTGCCAGTCGCCGTGAAATCTCTGAATCCCGGTATTCTTCCAGGTGTTTTATAGCCATAAATTGCTTCCTTCTTTGCCTCGGCTTCAGGCTCCGCTTACAGTTACGCCCCGACAAGACGCCGTGGCAACCAGCAATTTGAACGCTTTGCTTATAGATTGTTACGCTTGAGGATCGCTTCGCTGGTCATTCACAATTGGCAATTAACAATTCGTAATTGACAATTAGTTGTGAATTGTGAACAGTTAATTGTCAATTGTTAACTCTTAAGTGCCGCTCCTCAAAACCCGAAGGACTGCTCCATTAGTACCGCAGGGACGCTCCGCTAACGGCTGCTGCAATTACCGCCTGCCCCAGGGATATCCCTCCGTCATTTGCCGGAACGAGCCTGTGGGTAAATACTGCAAAACCTTTCTTTGTCAGTTCTTGTAAAAGACCGCTTAATAGAAGCGAGTTTTGAAACACACCCCCACTTAAAACAATCCTTTTTAACTGGGTTTCTTTTCTTATGGTCTCACACAGATCAGTAAAAAGCCTTACCAGTGTGTGATGAAATTTGCTGCTGATCTCAGATGTATGAACCCCATTTTCTATATCTGTTACAATGCCCCTAATCACCGGCCCGGGCAAAATCCTGTGAACATCTCCCGAAGTCCATTCATAGTCATAAATGTCGTCTGTCTTTTCACCGGCAGCCATTTCGAGTTCCATGGCTGCCTGCCCTTCAAAATGAACCGTATTTCTTATGCCGCAAATGGCCGCAATTGAATCAAAAAGGCGTCCCAGGCTTGATGTGTCAGGAGAATTGACTTTTTTTTGTATCATTTCTGCAACGACGGTTATCTTGTTTTCATCAAATTTATCTAAAACCGGAAGCCGAAGGTTGGTAAACTCCCGACCGAAAGCATCGTGCAGGTAGCTGACCGCCATTCGCCATGGCTCTTTTATTGCTGCAGCACCACCGGGCATCGGCACGTAGGACATGTGACCTTTACGCAAAAATTTTTCTTCATCGGCCACAAGAATCTCCCCGCCCCATATGGCCCCATCCGTTCCATAACCGGTCCCGTCAAATGAAAGCCCGATCACATCTCCCACCAGCTTGTTTTCCGCCATGCAGCTTACCAGATGGGCATGGTGGTGCTGAACCCGAACTTTTTCTACCCTGTCCTGCGCCATGGCATATCGAGTGCTCAGGTAATCCGGATGAAGGTCACAAACGATCATTTCAGGGTTAACGTTCAGTATCCGCTTCATATGCCTGATCGTAAGCTGAAAAAACTCATAGGTTGCGAGGTTTTCAAGATCTCCGATATGCTGGCTTAAAAAAGCCTTGTCATCTTTGGTAAGACAGATGGTGTTTTTCAGCTCAGCCCCGCAGGCAAGAATCGGCGGAACCTTTTTTTTCAAAAATACAGGTGCCGGAATATATCCCCTGGAGCGGCGTATGAACCGTACTGCACCCGCTGATCTCCTTATAATTGAATCATCGCTTCTAAGATAAATATCCCTGTTATGAACCAGAAAAAAATCCGCAATACCTGAAAGCCGTTTGAAAGCATCATCATTGTCAATGGCTATCGGTTCTTCGCTCATGTTTCCACTGGTCATTACCAGTGCGGTGAAATCCAGTCCCGTTACATCCGGGCTTAAAAGAAGATAATAGAGCGGAGTATAAGGAAGCATGGTACCAAAATACCTGTTTCCCGGGGCAACTTCATCTGCCAGTCGTTTAAAATCAGATGCTCCGGACTGCTTTTTTCTCAAGAGAACAATCGGACGCTGGA belongs to Thermodesulfobacteriota bacterium and includes:
- the hypF gene encoding carbamoyltransferase HypF — protein: MSEDDVARRLEVSGIVQGVGFRPFVYQLAKKYHLKGDVANTSSGVSIYLSGPLSDIESFSQDLVQDNPPLSRITKISIFPEAVKNTNGFTIAKSKNTTGRSALISPDVSVCQDCLRELFDPADRRYQYPFINCTNCGPRYTIIDDIPYDRPKTSMKHFIMCKRCQAEYDDPGNRRFHAQPNACEVCGPHVTLYDHTRSEIETENPMKKTAALLKQGYILAIKGLGGYHLAADAENSDAVIRLRKRKHREEKPLALMSADVEHIRRYANVLTEEQALLTSIQRPIVLLRKKQSGASDFKRLADEVAPGNRYFGTMLPYTPLYYLLLSPDVTGLDFTALVMTSGNMSEEPIAIDNDDAFKRLSGIADFFLVHNRDIYLRSDDSIIRRSAGAVRFIRRSRGYIPAPVFLKKKVPPILACGAELKNTICLTKDDKAFLSQHIGDLENLATYEFFQLTIRHMKRILNVNPEMIVCDLHPDYLSTRYAMAQDRVEKVRVQHHHAHLVSCMAENKLVGDVIGLSFDGTGYGTDGAIWGGEILVADEEKFLRKGHMSYVPMPGGAAAIKEPWRMAVSYLHDAFGREFTNLRLPVLDKFDENKITVVAEMIQKKVNSPDTSSLGRLFDSIAAICGIRNTVHFEGQAAMELEMAAGEKTDDIYDYEWTSGDVHRILPGPVIRGIVTDIENGVHTSEISSKFHHTLVRLFTDLCETIRKETQLKRIVLSGGVFQNSLLLSGLLQELTKKGFAVFTHRLVPANDGGISLGQAVIAAAVSGASLRY